The following is a genomic window from Halichoerus grypus chromosome 5, mHalGry1.hap1.1, whole genome shotgun sequence.
GTTACCACTTTCATAAAGTTCAGGTAGTCTTAAATTAAGCTGCtccaaaaattattcattttatcttcCTAAGAATTCGAGCTTACTCTTCAAGTTTCAACTTTTTGCTTGCTTTATTTGATCATTATTAGAgtgactttaatttaaaatagatctCAAGAGCAGATGGCACACTCAGGAACATAACTTCTAACAAGGTAATTGTTGATTAGAAGTCATGAGAATACTATCATCACAAACTTAAGGGATTTTGTAAGCCTTTTAGTACGGGCTGGGGGAGAGGCTCACAAAATGCAAAATGGGATTTAATGCAGATTCACTGTATCCTTGTAGAGCACGCACTAAAGAACAACTGGCAGCCTTGAAGAAACACCATGAAGAGGAAATCACCCATCATATAAAGGAAATTGAACGTCTGCAGAAAGAAATTGAGCGGCACAAGAAGATCAAACGTTCAATTTCCTTTATATGATGGGTGATTTCCTCTTCATGGTGTTTCTTCAAGGCTGCCAGTTGTTCTTTAGTGCGTGCTCTACAAGGATACAGTGGATCTGCATTAAATCCCAAATTACTTGTTCAACTAACTTTTCAAACTTTGTACtcttgtaaagttaaaaaaaaaggcatgtgaCTTATGATAATTTTTTGCACTGCATCTTTAAGGTAATCTCATTGCTGGCCACTTGAATCTCAGCATTCACATCTCTGGAGTGTCCATAAACTTTCCACTAGCAGCATCATGGACATGTTTTGGAAACAGACATTTAGTATCTTGTCTGCAGGAGTAGGGTCAATGACTTGTCTGAACTTTTATCATTCAATGGTCCTAAAGGCCTTTTTGTAATAGGGTCTCACAACAAAGTACTCATTACAATTCTAGGGCAAATAATCCATTAAACTGGTGAATTGAAAATGTCTTGTTATTGGCccaaaatgtcacttttttttggCCTGGAGGAGTTACAGTTTGTGTAATAATTTAGTTAAACAAGCCTTACAGTCAAATTTGAATCAAGAACACTCagcaaagcaaaatataatctaAGGAAATTCTGATTCTCTGTTATTAACAAACTTGGAAGTCTCAACTCCACAATACTGGGCAACTGTAGGTAAAACATaatttctaattctagttctttcAATTTGCACAAGGCTAATTAGAACAAAGATAACTAGCTCATATGAAGAGTTCtctaatcacttttttttttttagtaagctctatacccaatatggggcttgaacttaggacCCTGAGACGAAGAGTAGCATgttctactgagccagccaggtgcccatctGCAAAATAGACTGATGGTGCCTTGAATTGTATCCTCTTAAGCAATCATTCCTGTTTTCCAGGCTGCTCTTGATCTTATGTCTTGGATTAGGGTTTATTTTTCAAGCTTTCTCTGAACACCTCTGACTagtgtcagacagagaaagggacCTTTCCTAGTGTCATAGTCCCCCTCCCCCTATAAATTACATAGCACTTATCACTGTGCTCCATCTTTGAGCTCCCTATTGTAGGTAccctgattcattttttttttttttgtaagatttttatttatttgagagagagagagagagagagacagcatgagagggaacacaagcagggggagtaggagagggaaaagcaggcctctggtgaagcaggaagcccgacatggggcttgatcccaggaccccgggaccatgacccgagccgaaggcagttgctcaactgagccacccaggcgcccgattcattgttttaaaaaaagatttatttatttatttgagagagagagagagagagcaagagagagtatgCAACGAGTGGGAcggcagagagggagaatctcaagcagactctgccctgagcatggagcccgaagtgggagctcgatcccacgactctgagatcatgacctgagcccaaatcaagagctggaagcttaaccaactgaaccacccaggtgcccctatctgaTTCATTTTAGAAGTCCAGTAGTAtgtccccctacccctctccagATAGTGGAAGAAGGCATTAGACACAATTCACTGATGACAATTTATTATAATCTGTCGGCAGCACACAGATAGATATTAATAAAACCAGAACTATGTTTCCATAGAAGTGGGCAATGATATGTAGCTATGCTATGGGAAGTGTGTATgtttaatcatcatcatcatgtttTAGATGTTTGATCTTCTTCTTGTGCCGCTCAATTTCTTTCTGCAGACGTTCAATTTCCTTTATATGATGGGTGATTTCCTCTTCATGGTGTTTCTTCAAGGCTGCCAGTTGTTCTCTATTGCGTGCTCTACAAGGATACAGTGGATCTGCATTAAATCCCAATCCTTCACCCCACAGAGATCTCTAAGCATAACCTGCAATACCTAAGGCAAAGAACGGGAGTCCCAATCCCATTGAAGTCTGGCTGGTCATCCTCTACTACCCACTCAAGCCCCACTAGTGAAAGAATACTCCATCTTGAGATATATCCACCTTAAGGATGAccaaaatgattccattttcctGGTGCTAGTGCCTGAAATTCCATTATCTATGAGTTATTCATTTCAGATTTCTCTTTAGAAAACTCCAGAGAGGTGTGACATTAAGTCCCATATACCTTAGGACAGGAACCACCCAGAGATCAGAATCCcttttttcggggggggggggagagcaaaaggagggaaggatggaCAAATATCCATGTCCTATCTCAATTTATCTAGGGCTTTCTTTGCCTAGGGAAATGCATGGCTCACTGTAAAGGccaaaatgaaggggaaataaagtACTTGCCAGCCCAATTTAGGTCTCAAGAAGGGACATTCAAATGTTGGTTTGGGCACATAggggcctcagttttccttaactgtaaaatgtTGATGTCCAGTTAAATGGTATCTAAGGGCTGTGTTTTGGTTCTCTGGTATGGCAGGTGCCATGGTGATAACTCTTAAGAGTGAGCAATAAAGGGGAGAAGTTAAAAGCTAGAccaaaggaggagaagcagaagcgAGATTAGTTCCACACTGTTCCCCCCTGGGTACAGAAGTCAGTAAATGATAATTTAGGGCTAGGAAAGAGTCCCTAGGTCCAAACTGCTCTGTACTCTTACACAGGAGAGAAATCTATCCAGCCCAGtcgctgggctgggctgggctgggcagtgCAAAAGTCTCCAAGTGGGGGAGGAGGTTCCAACTAGGAGCTGCTGCCTTGGTTGGAAGCACTCTGGCGGAATTGGAAGACATGTGGGGGTCTGAAAATGGCTGAGGGTCTGGAGAGCCAGGGACTCCAtgtggaggagaaaagaaagaaagagtagagGGGTTATGGGTGGTTGAAGGCCGAGGAAATCAGGCTCAGGGGGTCTGCAAGTATTGGGCAGTAGGACCTAGACATCTTGAAAGAACCCGGAAGCCATTTCGCAAGACTGGGGAGAACTCCATGGGTGGGCATGGTCAATGATTCAGAAAGAGTTGAGCCATGGTTTGTGAGTTCTGGAGACCCGCGCGTGGAAATGGCTTGGGTTTGGGACCCCTGAACTGTTCTGCCGGGCACTGTAAGCGCCCTATAGGTGGCGACAGTCAGGACCTCAAGTGTTGGGGGTAATGGGTTCAGGGCCCGCTAGTTCTATCGGGGGATGGGAGCCCCAGGGACCAGGGAGAGAAGGGTAGAGCcattggaagtttttttttttttccttttaaagatttatctattcaagagagagagtgcgagcgagcgagcgagcgagcgagcgggggggggggaggggcggagggaggagagagagaatcccacgcAAACTCCCctcccagcacggagcccgaccccgggctcgatcccacaacccgaGATCACGACCGCagcggaaaccaagagtgggctgctcaacctactgagccacccaggtgcccgggcgACTCAGTTTAAGAAGGATCGAAGGGCCCTGAGAGATCTGGACTGGACTCGGGGCTCCGTGGACCTCACCGGAAGTATCGTTCCTCTtcagcttgctctctctttccgAAGGCCCCACCTGCCTCCCGGATCGAGCCCGCGCCGGAGTCTGACTGCGGAGAGAGGTGAGAACGTCGGTAAAGGTGCGAAAGGGAGATGGAATCCGCGTTTAGGGCTGGGGCTGCGGACACTACCGCCGGCGTACCCGTTCGGAGCTGAAGCCTCGGGCTTCTAAGGCCCTAACGCCCCACACACCCAGCCGCACCCGGGAGCCCAACGCGGTGCCAGCCATTGTTGTTGTAGCAGGACTTCTCCAGTCACCTCTCTGCGGGCGCTAATGACTTTGGGAGCCAGGCAGCCAATCTTTTCGATGGAGAGGCGGGATGAACCGAGGAGTAGCGAATTATGAAGTGGAGGAGGCGGGGTTCCTGCAGTTCACAGCGAATCCTGAGCGAGAGGCGGGCCTATTCGTAGCCAATCCCTAGCAAGGTCTTTGGGGCCAAAGGCCTGGAGAATAATAATGGAGGAGGAACGCCGTCTGAAGTCCAAATCCGGGCCCTTGGACCCATTAGAGTGAGGCGCGGCATCCAGCCCATCCCACGATTCCAATCCTGAAGTTGTTAAAACACTCAAAGGAAGCCTTCCCTTTCCTGGACGTAGCATCGATAAGATGGCTAATGTAGGGGTTGGGGGGCTATGTCAAGAATGCTCCGACTTAGGGTTCTGGGGAaaattttttatatgtgtatgtgtatgtagtCTCTTAAGAGGTGCCAGCGTTCTTCTGTTGCATTGACATGTCACTCAAGTCACAGCTTAAAGGTCACCTCAGAAACTTTCCCCAACCTCCTTAGTCATTCTAATATGGctacattttgttctttctcgctctctctttgtGCTTTTCACCATTTGAAGTTATCAGGGCTTTGGTCAAGTAGGCactgaattaatatttgtaaaatgcattAATATGTAATTGAACAGGCTTGATAACTGGACTTCTGGCAATGTGAGGTAATGAAGTGGAAAAGAGCATAAGTAGGAGTCTGGGGAAGGCTTTGCCATGACCTCCCTTTCACCATCTAACAAATGTGAAAAAGACCATAGTGGTTTATAGCCTTTTCCTAAGTCATTTTTTCTCTCTGAGCCCAGTTTTTCCTCCTTTAGATGAGAGGGTTGGGCCAGATTATCTTATTCgtgattataaaaatatcttctttgctttctgtGAAATTGTAGAACTGTTTTTATTGATCATCTTTTGGTGGGAAAAATACCAGCCCTAGTTTGTATGACTTAAATGATAAGAAATGCCTGCAGGGCACATTTTCAAATGTTCATGgcagaaaacttggaaaaacacaaaagcagaaagATAGAAATAATAATCACTTATAAGCCCACTACCTAGTGGTAATAATTTCCTGTGTTTCTAGGTGATATTTAAGTGCCATTCTAGTTTCAGAAACTGTTCTATTTTTCAGGTACTGCTGTTTCTTGATTATCTCTTAGGCTAGGCATTCAATGGAGGGTCTTACTGAGTTTGTGCAAAGGATTGTGTAGACACTCggatggctataatttaaaaaaacaataaaggaaaataacaagtgttagtgaggatgtggaaaaactgtaACCCCCgcatgttgctggtgggaatgtaagatggttcagctactgtggaaaatagCTTGGCAGTtgcttaaaaagttaaatacagaatCACCGTAagactcagcaatttcacttcaAGGTATGTACCCCCCCAAAACTGAAAACTGGTACtcaaatacatgtacacacatgttcatagcagcatcatttcACAATAGCTAGaagatggaaacaatccaaatgtttatcatttgatgaatgaaaacaaattgtggtatatttatacagcAGAATAAcattcagacataaaaaataatgaaataggggtgcctggatggctcagtcgttaagcgtctgccttcggcccaggtcataatcccagggtcctcggatcgagccccgcatcagctccctgctcggcgggaagcctgcttctccctctcccactccacctttTTATGTTCttgctgtcgctatctctctctctgtcaaataaataaaaaatcttaaaaaaaaaaagaaagaatgacacATGCTATACcttggatgaaacttgaaaacattatgctcagtgaaagaaggcagacacaaaaggccacatattgtatgattgcattatgagatgtccagaataggtaaatccatagaggcAGAACACAGATTGTTGTAAGGGGTTGAGtagaagggggaatggggaggaaaTACTTCATAGGTGCCAGATATCCTTTCGGGGTGATGAAActtttggaactagacagaggttGGTGGTTGCACAATACTATGAGTGTACTAAGAAACACTGAATTAtccattttaattatatgttatgtatatctcacctcaatttaaaaaagtagTTAGAGGTGTCTGGCTGGGCTACGAACCCTTTAAGAGTCACAAGGAAGGGGGCGGGGCTAGAGAGGCGGGCTTGTAAGAATCACAGGAGGCTGCGCCTGCGCAGGGGAGTCACGTGGTTGCTGGGCCGGGGAAATGGCGGCTCCTGGAGAGAGCGGGGCTTCGGCTGGCGGAGGGAGCACCGAGGAAGCATTTATGACCTTCTACAGTGAGGTGAACACTGAGTGAGGAGTAGTGGCACCGGGGCGACCCCGCCCAGTCCTACTTTCCCAGTGGGCAAAGGCAGTGGTCTTCCTGGCCTGGACCGTTGGGCGGCTCCTCCTGTCTGGCCTTCGGggaggcggggggctgggggtgtgtgtgcgtcTCTGCCTGAGAGCTGCTGGGGGAATCCTTTGGGCATCGGAAAAGGGGCCCGGGTCCGACGTCTGCGGGTAGAGGACGAGTGTGGCCAACGAAGTGCCTGGGCGCGTGCAGAGGTCCCCAAGTCCGCGGAGTCGGAGGCTGGCAGGGGCTGGCAGAGGGTGGCCTTCTTGGGGGCGACTTAACTGTCTTGGGCCTCATTTTTATTCTAAACGGAAGCACTGTTCACTCTTAGTCCTCTGTGATGAGTTGTATTAGTGGTTATTTCTGCCATTCGCGAACGTCAGGCACTATGCCTCATGCCAGGTAGgcattatctctgttttacagatgacaaacCTGAGGTTTAGGGAGGTGAAATAATTTGTTATGGGTCCTAAAGCAGATAACAGCTTGGTATCATGTTAGGACTGGAGTGAGTTTGGTCTGAGCCTCGGTTACTGTCGCATTTCCAGCGCCTAGAACATAGCGAttgcttggtaaatatttgttgaataagtgaatgaataaatgaaagaaaagcatgCCATTTGGAGTCGGAGGACTTTGGATTGGATTTTTGCAAGGCAGTTAATTGGACTGtggttgaatttttttcaagGCATTGATTTTGCAGATCTTCCGTTTCCACTTCTGTAAAGCGAGAGTTAATATTAAAACGAGTTTTATATGCGTTAAAGgagttagtgtataagaaagggTCTTTTTAAGAGTTAAAGCTGAAGATGGACCTCTGTGAGTTGGCATGGATTTGAGGAATGGAGTTGCTCCCCTCTAGGCTGTGAGCTACTCAGTTCAGCACCGTGTCACATTCATCTTTTATTTGTTAACAGTGCTTGTTACGTAGTAGTTTCTCCAgagtattaaatttaaaaatggaattagcACATCCTTTATAGTTTGTCCTTTTGAAATGCCCAATTAACTTGAAAATGTTGATACACTGGTACCAAAGTTTATTGACCTCTAATGACTACTCTGCAGTTATACTGGAAATTGTTTCACTTACCATCGCttagtcaaaaagaaaaa
Proteins encoded in this region:
- the ATP5IF1 gene encoding ATPase inhibitor, mitochondrial codes for the protein MAGTALGSRVRLGVWGVRALEARGFSSERSDSGAGSIREAGGAFGKREQAEEERYFRARNREQLAALKKHHEEEITHHIKEIERLQKEIERHKKKIKHLKHDDDD